The Pseudophaeobacter arcticus DSM 23566 genome includes a region encoding these proteins:
- a CDS encoding tripartite tricarboxylate transporter TctB family protein, with amino-acid sequence MTKPLFRGLLIAAVFALVAAVLIPVYVPRPAFIPGFAPPPDMWPRTVALIGTGLGLLAIFQAVLGRGLPDEAPVKTDGAPVATMVLRALGAMAAFTGFVLMVPLAGFPIAAMALTGLCILLTGERGHVLWALAISILGPLILLAFFQQALGTQFPKGLLTTAIGI; translated from the coding sequence AGTGGCCGCCGTGCTGATCCCGGTCTATGTGCCGCGCCCTGCATTCATTCCCGGATTTGCCCCGCCGCCCGACATGTGGCCGCGCACGGTGGCGCTGATCGGAACTGGCCTGGGCCTGCTGGCCATTTTCCAGGCGGTACTGGGCCGCGGCCTGCCTGACGAAGCTCCAGTCAAAACCGATGGCGCCCCTGTGGCGACCATGGTGCTGCGGGCTCTTGGCGCCATGGCTGCCTTTACCGGCTTTGTTCTGATGGTGCCATTGGCGGGCTTTCCGATTGCGGCGATGGCTCTGACTGGGCTTTGCATCCTGCTGACCGGCGAGCGCGGCCACGTCCTGTGGGCGCTGGCAATTTCCATCCTGGGACCGCTCATCCTGCTGGCCTTTTTCCAGCAGGCGCTTGGCACGCAATTTCCCAAAGGGTTGCTGACGACGGCGATCGGGATCTGA
- a CDS encoding tripartite tricarboxylate transporter permease encodes MMNDILIALQAVATLENLLIMAAGIWGGVIIGAIPGMTGTMAVTLALPFTFYMAPVPSILLLVALYKGSTYGGSVSAILIKTPGTASAACTALDGYPLAQQGKAGKALNMALYSSVTGDFISNLSLIFLAAPLALLALRVGPPEYFMLMLFALTTVAGVSGNSLLLGLVSAAMGLLLTTAGEDMYGSFRFAFTDDMQAGLSVAPVLIGLFALPELIKMIVMRAAPDKETAKLGDQSVSRAEFLGSLKSILRGSSIGVILGAIPGIGPSAAAFFSYGEAQRSSKNGKNFGKGELEGIAASESANNGACGATMIPLLALGVPGDVITGVMLGAFMIQGLTPGPLLFQTNMHEIYMLFIGMLFSSVLLFGAGKLTMRMFSYVAHIPQTLLTPTVLLLCLFGIYSISSSMFDVTVLLVMGCVGFAMFLLNIPAAPFLIAFILGPMIEENLRRALALSRGEPGILLSSPITWVFAALIVFVVGLTVRREIHKSKDRKALIS; translated from the coding sequence ATGATGAATGACATTCTGATCGCCTTGCAGGCGGTCGCCACACTTGAAAACCTGCTGATCATGGCTGCCGGTATCTGGGGCGGTGTGATCATTGGCGCCATTCCCGGCATGACCGGAACCATGGCGGTGACGCTGGCGCTGCCTTTTACCTTTTACATGGCACCGGTGCCCTCGATCCTGCTGCTGGTCGCGCTCTACAAGGGATCGACCTATGGTGGCTCGGTTTCAGCCATCCTGATCAAGACGCCGGGCACCGCCTCGGCCGCCTGCACCGCACTGGACGGCTATCCGCTGGCGCAGCAGGGCAAGGCGGGCAAGGCGCTGAATATGGCGCTCTATTCCTCGGTCACCGGCGATTTCATCTCGAACCTGTCGCTGATCTTCCTCGCCGCGCCGCTGGCGCTGCTGGCGCTGCGCGTTGGTCCCCCGGAGTATTTCATGCTGATGCTCTTTGCCCTGACCACAGTTGCCGGGGTGTCCGGAAACTCGCTGCTGCTGGGGCTGGTATCGGCCGCCATGGGCCTGCTTTTGACCACCGCCGGAGAAGACATGTACGGCTCGTTCCGCTTTGCCTTTACCGATGACATGCAGGCGGGACTGTCGGTGGCGCCTGTGCTGATCGGTCTGTTTGCGCTGCCGGAACTGATCAAGATGATCGTCATGCGGGCGGCGCCTGACAAGGAAACCGCCAAGCTGGGCGATCAGAGCGTCAGCCGCGCCGAATTCCTTGGATCGCTGAAATCAATCCTGCGCGGCAGTTCCATCGGTGTGATTTTGGGCGCGATCCCGGGCATTGGTCCCTCGGCGGCGGCCTTCTTCTCTTACGGCGAAGCGCAGCGGAGCTCGAAGAACGGCAAGAACTTTGGCAAGGGAGAGCTGGAAGGTATTGCCGCCTCAGAAAGCGCCAACAACGGGGCCTGCGGGGCGACGATGATCCCGCTTCTGGCGCTGGGCGTGCCCGGTGATGTGATCACCGGGGTGATGTTGGGCGCCTTCATGATCCAGGGCCTGACCCCCGGTCCGCTGCTGTTCCAGACCAACATGCACGAGATCTACATGCTGTTCATCGGTATGCTGTTCTCCTCGGTGCTGCTGTTTGGTGCGGGCAAGCTGACGATGCGGATGTTCTCTTATGTGGCGCATATTCCGCAGACCCTGCTGACGCCGACGGTGCTTCTTTTGTGCCTGTTCGGGATCTATTCGATCTCATCCAGTATGTTTGACGTGACGGTGCTTTTGGTGATGGGCTGCGTAGGCTTTGCCATGTTCCTGCTGAATATCCCGGCAGCCCCCTTCCTTATCGCCTTTATTCTGGGGCCGATGATCGAAGAGAACCTGCGCCGGGCGCTGGCCCTGTCGCGCGGCGAGCCGGGCATTCTCCTGTCCTCCCCGATCACCTGGGTGTTTGCTGCCCTGATCGTTTTTGTGGTGGGCCTGACCGTGCGCCGCGAAATCCACAAATCCAAAGACCGAAAGGCCCTGATCTCATGA
- the argE gene encoding acetylornithine deacetylase, whose product MSQPARAITPSHPQLETAKQHLGELISFDTVSKNSNRALIDHMAVQFGRLGAEITFLPDATGEKVNLVARFGPEGQPGVVLSGHTDVVPAEEDSWLTPPFAMQERDGRLYGRGACDMKGFAACVMAAAPAIAAADLQRPLYLCFSYDEEVGCLGAPDIARHLAALPVPPEFAIIGEPSEMKLVTGQKGKIAMRATVTGTSGHSSFSPRHVNAVEYAGRVLQLITKRAAEYETAGPFDREFTVPHATLLATMISGGVATNVTPDHCSFTFELRSIGENDPEGEMAALIESAGEINAEMQQRAPGCGIAFSRIFAYPAMNDARNSAGFRTLADLMPEYGGKVSYGSEGGVFEQIGGIPSVIVGPGSIEQAHKPNEFVEINQIENCLEFLDGLTARLSGV is encoded by the coding sequence ATGAGCCAGCCTGCGCGCGCCATCACCCCCAGCCATCCGCAACTGGAAACGGCCAAACAGCACCTGGGTGAGCTGATCAGCTTTGACACCGTGTCGAAGAATTCGAACCGGGCCTTGATCGACCATATGGCGGTCCAGTTCGGCAGGTTGGGGGCCGAGATCACCTTCTTGCCCGACGCGACCGGGGAGAAGGTGAATCTGGTGGCGCGGTTTGGCCCCGAAGGCCAGCCGGGGGTGGTCCTGTCGGGGCATACCGATGTGGTTCCCGCCGAGGAAGACAGCTGGCTCACGCCGCCCTTTGCCATGCAAGAGCGCGACGGCCGCCTCTACGGGCGCGGGGCCTGTGACATGAAGGGTTTCGCGGCCTGTGTCATGGCTGCAGCACCAGCCATTGCCGCCGCAGATCTACAGCGTCCGCTGTACCTCTGCTTTTCCTATGACGAAGAGGTCGGCTGCCTTGGCGCACCGGATATCGCCCGCCATCTGGCGGCGTTGCCGGTGCCCCCTGAGTTCGCCATTATCGGCGAACCCTCTGAGATGAAGCTGGTTACCGGCCAGAAGGGCAAGATCGCCATGCGCGCAACTGTCACCGGCACCTCGGGGCATTCGTCCTTTTCGCCGCGCCATGTGAACGCAGTGGAATACGCCGGCCGGGTGCTGCAACTGATTACCAAACGGGCGGCAGAGTATGAGACCGCGGGACCGTTTGACCGGGAATTCACCGTGCCTCATGCGACCTTGCTGGCGACCATGATTTCGGGCGGAGTGGCCACCAACGTGACCCCGGATCATTGCAGTTTTACCTTCGAATTGCGTTCGATAGGGGAGAATGACCCCGAGGGAGAGATGGCGGCCCTGATCGAAAGCGCCGGTGAAATCAACGCCGAAATGCAGCAGCGAGCGCCCGGATGCGGCATCGCATTTAGTCGCATCTTCGCCTATCCGGCGATGAACGACGCTCGCAACAGCGCTGGTTTTCGCACACTGGCGGATCTGATGCCCGAATATGGCGGTAAGGTTTCCTACGGCTCCGAAGGGGGCGTGTTCGAACAAATCGGTGGTATCCCCTCTGTCATCGTGGGCCCGGGTTCGATTGAACAGGCACATAAGCCCAATGAATTTGTCGAGATCAACCAGATTGAGAACTGCCTGGAGTTCCTGGACGGGCTCACCGCGCGCCTGAGTGGGGTTTGA
- a CDS encoding LysR family transcriptional regulator gives MLQVMKVSVSETASGLSLSRLRALTAVAEEGSYSAAARRIGISHSAVAQQVRDLERAYDIHLFDRLRGVMTPTPACLELCDIAHRMQRAQGDAERVLARRGPSGKHRLRIGLGNSMPGIAIVSRVLDLNPSLTVTVESGSHQEIMAAVSRREVDVALLPDLPADPRFRRLPVLSQEVVAIVSPDSPMAQKSEVSLTQLAASPLVFRSPGSSTQKVVDRGFRQAGLVPEPRLTADTRDAVYEAVALGIGVGFMWRYGTYRADTVRRISVPEFRSRVDEVVFALADEKNALIDFFFNTAGQVLPDALTPI, from the coding sequence ATGTTGCAGGTCATGAAGGTATCGGTTTCAGAAACGGCCTCGGGCCTGTCGCTTTCGCGTTTGCGGGCCCTCACGGCGGTTGCCGAAGAGGGGTCCTACTCCGCCGCCGCACGGAGAATCGGCATTTCCCACAGCGCTGTCGCGCAGCAGGTCCGCGATCTGGAACGCGCCTATGACATCCACCTGTTCGACAGGCTGCGTGGGGTGATGACCCCTACCCCCGCTTGCCTGGAACTCTGCGACATCGCGCATCGCATGCAGCGGGCTCAGGGGGACGCCGAACGTGTCCTGGCGCGGCGCGGCCCCTCGGGCAAACACCGCCTGCGGATCGGGCTCGGGAACTCGATGCCCGGTATCGCCATTGTCAGCCGCGTGCTTGATCTGAACCCATCGCTGACGGTGACAGTCGAAAGCGGATCACATCAAGAGATCATGGCTGCCGTGTCCCGCCGCGAGGTCGACGTTGCCCTCCTGCCCGACCTGCCCGCTGATCCGCGCTTCCGCCGCCTTCCAGTCCTTTCGCAGGAAGTCGTGGCAATCGTGTCACCAGATAGCCCGATGGCGCAGAAAAGTGAGGTGTCGCTGACGCAGCTTGCAGCCAGCCCGCTGGTGTTCCGGTCTCCGGGGTCCTCCACTCAGAAGGTGGTCGACCGTGGCTTCCGGCAAGCGGGCCTGGTCCCGGAACCGCGATTGACTGCGGACACCCGCGATGCGGTCTACGAAGCAGTGGCGCTTGGGATCGGTGTCGGTTTCATGTGGCGCTATGGAACCTACAGAGCAGACACCGTGCGCCGGATCAGTGTCCCGGAATTCCGCTCTCGCGTGGACGAGGTCGTCTTTGCCCTTGCCGATGAAAAAAACGCTCTGATCGATTTCTTCTTCAACACGGCAGGCCAGGTCCTGCCGGATGCGTTGACACCGATCTGA
- a CDS encoding HAD family hydrolase: MAQPIRLQQFLDSPWPDRAAILADLDGCLVSGDTVLPQVPELFARCDDRLWIVSNNSTDTAQTLATRLDRLGIGLSQNRLLLAGEMTLRALQRNCPGARIALYASDPLQDLARQLGLVPDRSAPQRVVLARDTALSFSDIARIAEYAHAGIPVTLANPDRSHPAADGTPVPETGALWAAVSAIVPQARVTSLGKPAPDMPREALRRAGVAAGAAVFIGDTAETDGMAAAAAGVEFVHLARPGGVSVCPAIPGAKTC; this comes from the coding sequence ATGGCACAACCGATCCGATTGCAGCAGTTTCTTGACAGCCCCTGGCCCGACCGAGCGGCCATTCTGGCCGATCTGGACGGCTGCCTGGTGTCCGGTGATACGGTGCTGCCGCAGGTTCCAGAACTGTTCGCACGCTGTGATGATCGGTTGTGGATCGTGTCCAATAATTCCACCGACACTGCGCAGACTCTGGCGACACGGCTGGACAGGCTGGGGATTGGTCTGTCGCAAAACCGACTGCTTCTGGCCGGGGAAATGACCCTGCGCGCCCTGCAGCGGAACTGCCCCGGTGCCCGGATCGCGCTTTATGCCAGTGATCCCCTGCAGGATCTGGCGCGCCAGCTGGGGCTGGTGCCCGACCGCAGCGCGCCCCAACGGGTGGTGCTGGCGCGCGACACTGCGCTCAGCTTCTCCGATATCGCCCGTATCGCCGAATACGCCCATGCAGGCATCCCGGTCACCCTCGCCAATCCGGATAGGAGCCACCCCGCTGCTGACGGCACCCCGGTGCCCGAAACCGGTGCGCTTTGGGCGGCGGTGTCGGCCATTGTACCGCAGGCGCGGGTGACCAGCCTTGGCAAGCCCGCGCCCGATATGCCGCGCGAGGCGCTGCGTCGTGCGGGCGTTGCAGCCGGGGCCGCCGTCTTTATCGGAGACACCGCCGAAACCGACGGCATGGCGGCAGCCGCTGCCGGTGTCGAATTTGTCCATCTGGCGCGTCCGGGCGGCGTCTCTGTCTGCCCTGCCATACCCGGAGCCAAAACATGCTGA
- a CDS encoding ABC transporter permease encodes MLSYALRTLIRMALTFFVIVTIVFFATRLSGNAIDFVIGEGMTSEDRDLLITYYELDRPVLSQYFAFLRSFTDGQFGLSFIERRPVAEIVMERIWPSTQLLLSAVGLTLLVSMPLGIAAAIWRKSWIGSAVMVMAFLGYAVPNFVLATLMVLVFSYWLNWLPVVGNGTALHFIMPTVALSGGLIAALTRFTRNAMLDVLGQDFMRTARAKGLPEHMVIVKHGLRNAGITILSVIGLQVAGLAASGSVVIEAIFAWPGIGDLLVTSALRRDYPVLQFGVLTVALAVIVINAVIDLAYAWADPRLRHTLKG; translated from the coding sequence ATGCTGAGCTATGCCCTGCGCACCCTGATCCGGATGGCGCTGACCTTCTTTGTGATCGTCACCATCGTGTTCTTCGCCACCCGCCTGTCGGGCAATGCGATCGACTTTGTCATCGGCGAAGGCATGACGAGCGAAGATCGCGACTTGTTGATCACATACTACGAACTCGACCGCCCGGTTCTGTCGCAGTATTTTGCCTTCCTGCGCTCTTTCACCGACGGCCAGTTTGGCCTGTCCTTTATCGAACGTCGCCCCGTTGCGGAAATTGTGATGGAGCGCATCTGGCCGTCGACCCAGCTTTTGCTCTCGGCGGTCGGGCTGACCCTGCTGGTGTCGATGCCGCTGGGCATCGCCGCCGCGATCTGGCGCAAGAGCTGGATCGGCAGCGCGGTCATGGTCATGGCCTTCCTCGGCTACGCAGTGCCCAACTTTGTGCTCGCGACCCTTATGGTGCTGGTCTTTTCCTACTGGCTCAACTGGTTGCCGGTGGTGGGTAACGGCACCGCCCTACATTTCATCATGCCCACTGTGGCCCTGTCGGGGGGGCTGATCGCGGCGCTGACCCGTTTCACCCGCAACGCCATGCTGGACGTGCTGGGACAGGATTTCATGCGCACCGCACGCGCCAAAGGGCTGCCGGAACACATGGTGATCGTCAAACACGGGCTGCGCAACGCGGGCATCACCATCCTGTCGGTGATCGGGCTGCAGGTGGCCGGGCTGGCGGCATCCGGATCGGTGGTGATCGAGGCGATTTTTGCCTGGCCTGGCATCGGCGATCTGCTGGTCACCTCGGCCCTGCGCCGCGACTATCCGGTGCTGCAATTCGGCGTGCTCACCGTCGCCTTGGCAGTGATCGTGATCAACGCGGTCATTGATCTTGCCTATGCCTGGGCAGATCCGCGCCTGCGCCACACCCTGAAAGGCTGA
- a CDS encoding ABC transporter permease, translated as MTHPAVPSTSAPAAALQLWRGADVIQKTAIVIGLLLVFLAIFAPLIAPFDPSSQSLISRLRPPLGFERAKAGYLLGTDELGRDVFSRSLYGLRLTLMLAGLGATLGLLIGGALGLLAGIVGGRTEAGIMAAVDTQIAVPFTLVALFLLAILGSSIEVIVLVLGLAGWEQYARIVRGEVQRLMNMPFIEAARAAGAGSLRIARHHLLPNIVSPIVVQFTLSLSNIVLLESTLSFLGLGVQPPTATLGSMVGIGRDYMPTAPWIVAAPAMMILLITFAVQILGDWLRDGADVRLRKR; from the coding sequence ATGACCCATCCCGCCGTTCCCTCGACCTCGGCCCCAGCCGCCGCATTGCAGCTTTGGCGCGGCGCTGACGTGATCCAAAAGACCGCAATCGTGATCGGACTGTTGCTGGTGTTTCTCGCCATCTTTGCGCCGCTGATCGCGCCCTTCGATCCCAGTTCGCAAAGCCTGATTTCACGTCTGCGCCCGCCACTGGGGTTCGAGCGCGCCAAGGCAGGCTATCTTCTGGGCACTGACGAGCTGGGCCGTGACGTGTTTTCGCGCAGCCTTTATGGGCTTAGGCTGACGCTGATGCTGGCGGGTCTGGGCGCAACGCTGGGACTGCTGATCGGCGGCGCGCTGGGCCTGCTGGCGGGCATCGTCGGCGGTCGCACCGAGGCCGGTATCATGGCCGCAGTCGACACTCAGATCGCGGTTCCCTTCACCCTGGTTGCCCTATTCCTGCTGGCGATCCTGGGGTCGTCGATCGAGGTGATCGTGCTGGTACTCGGCCTGGCCGGCTGGGAGCAATACGCCCGCATCGTGCGCGGTGAGGTGCAGCGGCTGATGAACATGCCCTTCATCGAGGCTGCCCGCGCCGCCGGGGCCGGTTCGCTGCGCATCGCCCGGCATCACCTGCTGCCCAATATCGTATCGCCCATCGTGGTGCAGTTCACCCTGTCCCTGTCCAACATCGTGCTGCTGGAAAGCACCCTGTCCTTCCTTGGTCTTGGCGTACAGCCGCCCACCGCGACGCTGGGATCAATGGTTGGGATCGGTCGCGACTACATGCCCACCGCGCCGTGGATCGTGGCCGCCCCGGCGATGATGATCCTGCTGATCACCTTCGCGGTGCAGATCCTTGGCGACTGGCTGCGCGACGGCGCCGATGTGCGGCTGCGCAAAAGGTAA
- a CDS encoding ABC transporter substrate-binding protein translates to MLRLLLSTALAAGVASGACAQEITVGAANVSSYLDPGRDHSNVGSQFYYNSFDTLIGKNHDTLDTKWVPALATNWELVDPKTMELKLRDGVTFHNGEVMNADDVVFSLNRMYQADFPPYVVRSRDRLSNFVKVEKVDDLTVRIMVEREEPLWETLLNLQQVMILPEDYTKGLTGDPMVAEHDDFEAFSLAPVGTGPYRISEFVPGERVVYERFDDFWGDKAPLAKATVQHIPETASRVTALKTGEAQIVTNIAPDQLSLIESDQNLRTVGSATPLFHVMIMNVNHPKLRDPRIRQALSLAIDRDTLNEALWLGKAVVPSTHTLKEYGDLYMPELKTFEYNPEKARALLKEAGYDGSEITFDTHPTYYTNGMLAAQAIAEMWKEVGVNGRVNIAEKWTGRAPEMMTRNWSNPMYFADPFGSFGVMWAPNGPSEGEGRFNTDAGYAEIWERFRFSKDVAARKLAYGELMERIKQDPPVLPLYRPFESWAMRKDVIWAPKPGHIPYVLDFRAGSISFASN, encoded by the coding sequence ATGCTGAGACTGCTGCTTTCCACCGCCCTCGCCGCAGGGGTCGCCTCGGGCGCCTGCGCCCAGGAAATCACCGTTGGCGCCGCCAATGTGTCGAGCTATCTCGACCCCGGCCGCGATCATTCCAACGTCGGGTCGCAATTCTACTACAACAGTTTTGACACGCTGATCGGCAAGAACCACGACACGCTGGACACCAAATGGGTTCCGGCCCTGGCCACCAATTGGGAGCTGGTCGACCCCAAGACCATGGAACTGAAGCTGCGCGACGGCGTGACCTTCCACAACGGTGAAGTGATGAACGCCGACGACGTGGTGTTTTCGCTCAACCGTATGTACCAGGCCGATTTTCCGCCCTACGTGGTGCGCTCGCGCGACCGGCTGTCCAACTTCGTCAAGGTCGAGAAGGTCGACGATCTGACCGTGCGCATCATGGTCGAAAGAGAAGAACCCCTGTGGGAAACCTTGCTGAACCTGCAGCAGGTCATGATCCTCCCCGAGGACTATACCAAAGGCCTGACTGGCGATCCCATGGTTGCCGAGCATGACGATTTCGAAGCCTTTTCGCTGGCGCCCGTCGGCACCGGTCCTTACCGCATTTCCGAATTCGTGCCGGGCGAACGTGTCGTCTATGAACGGTTCGACGATTTCTGGGGCGACAAGGCGCCGCTGGCCAAGGCCACCGTACAGCATATCCCCGAAACCGCATCCCGGGTGACGGCGCTGAAAACCGGTGAGGCGCAGATCGTCACCAATATCGCCCCCGATCAGCTGTCGCTGATCGAAAGCGACCAGAACCTGCGCACGGTAGGCAGTGCTACGCCGCTGTTCCACGTCATGATCATGAACGTGAACCACCCCAAGCTGCGCGACCCGCGCATCCGTCAGGCGCTGAGCCTGGCCATCGACCGCGACACGCTGAACGAGGCGCTGTGGCTGGGCAAGGCGGTGGTTCCCTCCACCCACACCCTGAAGGAATACGGCGATCTCTACATGCCGGAGCTGAAGACCTTCGAATACAATCCCGAAAAGGCCAGGGCGCTGTTGAAGGAAGCCGGGTACGACGGCTCTGAGATCACTTTTGACACCCATCCGACCTATTACACCAACGGCATGCTGGCAGCTCAGGCCATTGCCGAGATGTGGAAAGAGGTCGGTGTCAACGGTCGTGTCAACATCGCCGAGAAATGGACGGGCCGCGCGCCCGAGATGATGACCCGCAACTGGTCGAACCCGATGTATTTCGCCGACCCCTTTGGATCCTTCGGCGTGATGTGGGCCCCCAATGGCCCATCCGAGGGTGAAGGCCGCTTCAATACCGATGCAGGCTATGCCGAAATCTGGGAACGCTTCCGCTTCTCCAAAGACGTCGCAGCCCGCAAGCTTGCCTATGGCGAGCTGATGGAGCGCATCAAGCAGGACCCACCAGTGCTGCCTCTGTACCGCCCGTTTGAAAGCTGGGCGATGCGCAAGGACGTGATCTGGGCGCCAAAGCCAGGCCACATTCCCTATGTGCTCGACTTCCGCGCAGGCTCTATCTCTTTCGCATCGAACTGA
- a CDS encoding metallophosphoesterase family protein, whose product MSVRLAIVADIHHGTPSATKRGDTAMGLMDEFSHYVRDANVDQVLDLGDRISDVDHDTDLRLEAEVAEAFRAVEKPIWHLNGNHDRDHLSVAENEQILGQSLGHETRDIGGWRIALWRADTRILRRPEHSGFVLHEADLLWLSRTVQAADCPLLVVSHVPLSGHSQIGNYYFQNNPGLSTYPMADRARAALAQARVPVVCLSGHVHWNTVTTVDGIPHLTQQSLTESFTTQGSPAGAMGVIDLGETVRWDVVGKDPYRAEITPSVRRWTPVMPDFRDHPEQRTRIPKTES is encoded by the coding sequence ATGAGTGTTCGCCTTGCCATCGTTGCCGATATCCACCACGGAACCCCTTCTGCCACCAAGCGCGGCGATACCGCCATGGGGCTGATGGATGAATTTTCCCATTATGTGCGCGACGCCAATGTCGATCAGGTACTGGACCTGGGCGACCGGATTTCCGATGTCGACCACGACACTGACCTGCGGCTTGAAGCAGAGGTGGCCGAGGCCTTTCGCGCCGTCGAGAAACCGATCTGGCATCTCAATGGCAACCACGACCGCGACCACCTGAGTGTCGCGGAAAACGAACAGATCCTTGGCCAGTCGCTGGGCCATGAAACCCGGGATATCGGCGGTTGGCGTATCGCGCTGTGGCGGGCAGACACCCGTATTCTGCGCAGGCCGGAACACAGCGGTTTTGTGCTGCACGAAGCCGACCTGTTGTGGCTGTCACGCACGGTGCAAGCCGCAGACTGTCCCCTTCTTGTGGTTAGTCACGTGCCGCTGTCGGGCCATTCCCAGATCGGCAACTACTACTTTCAGAACAATCCGGGCCTTTCCACTTATCCGATGGCCGATCGCGCCCGTGCTGCCCTGGCGCAGGCCAGGGTGCCGGTGGTCTGCCTGTCGGGGCACGTGCATTGGAACACCGTCACTACCGTCGACGGCATCCCGCATCTGACCCAGCAATCGCTGACCGAAAGCTTCACCACCCAAGGCTCTCCCGCTGGTGCGATGGGGGTGATCGACCTGGGCGAAACCGTGCGGTGGGACGTGGTCGGCAAAGATCCTTATCGCGCCGAAATCACCCCGTCCGTCCGGCGCTGGACCCCGGTCATGCCCGATTTCCGTGACCATCCCGAACAGCGCACCCGCATCCCAAAGACCGAGAGCTGA